A single region of the Undibacterium piscinae genome encodes:
- a CDS encoding DMT family protein, with translation MQIPVILQTTGLLILSNVFMTLAWYGHLKNLSGKPWWIAALISWSIALFEYLLQVPANRIGYTQYSLAQLKILQEALTLIVFVPFAMFYMDQPFKLDYVWAGLCLIGAVYFIFRS, from the coding sequence ATGCAAATCCCCGTTATTCTGCAAACCACAGGCTTACTGATACTGTCTAACGTGTTCATGACGCTAGCCTGGTATGGCCATCTGAAAAATCTTTCCGGTAAGCCCTGGTGGATCGCGGCCCTGATCAGCTGGAGTATCGCGCTGTTTGAATACCTGTTGCAGGTGCCGGCCAACCGTATCGGTTACACTCAATACAGCCTGGCGCAACTAAAAATTTTACAAGAGGCATTGACCCTGATAGTCTTCGTGCCGTTTGCGATGTTCTACATGGATCAGCCGTTTAAACTCGATTACGTCTGGGCAGGTTTGTGTCTGATAGGCGCGGTGTATTTTATTTTCAGAAGTTAA
- a CDS encoding VOC family protein, which produces MISHVFIGITDFHRALGFYSPLMESLDLSLKFCDAEKPWAGWVARHAPRPLFVIGQAFNGEASTPGNGQMIALLAADRKTVRLCHALALENGGVCDGEPGLRPQYHADYYGAYFRDPDGNKICVCCHDADTDAEDEL; this is translated from the coding sequence ATGATCTCTCACGTATTTATCGGCATCACGGATTTCCACCGGGCCTTAGGTTTTTATTCCCCGCTCATGGAAAGCCTCGATCTCAGTCTGAAATTTTGTGATGCAGAAAAACCCTGGGCTGGCTGGGTGGCGCGACATGCGCCGCGGCCGCTGTTTGTCATCGGTCAGGCCTTTAATGGCGAAGCCAGTACTCCGGGTAACGGGCAGATGATTGCCCTCCTTGCAGCCGATAGAAAAACGGTCAGGCTATGTCATGCGCTGGCATTAGAAAATGGTGGTGTCTGTGACGGTGAGCCGGGCTTGCGGCCGCAGTATCATGCCGATTATTACGGTGCGTATTTTCGTGACCCTGACGGCAATAAGATCTGCGTCTGCTGCCATGACGCTGATACTGATGCTGAGGATGAGCTTTAG
- the panB gene encoding 3-methyl-2-oxobutanoate hydroxymethyltransferase, with the protein MAEYLQDRKAVTLPGLVAQRQQGNKITMLTCYDASFAALMDRCGVEILLVGDSLGMVCQGHSSTLPVTVAEIAYHTASVARGNKSALLVADMPFGSYATPEAAFQNAVQLMQAGAQMVKLEGGAWLAPTVKFLTERAVPVCAHIGLTPQSVHQLGGYKVQGKTDEAAELLKADAVALQAAGASLLVLEAIPATLGKEVTELLVIPTIGIGAGPDCSGQVLVMHDLLGVFPGRKARFVKNFMEGQTSIDAAVLAYVNAVKEQSFPAPEHCF; encoded by the coding sequence GTGGCTGAATATTTACAAGATCGTAAGGCAGTAACACTCCCGGGCTTGGTCGCACAGCGTCAGCAGGGCAACAAGATCACCATGCTTACTTGTTATGACGCCAGCTTCGCTGCGCTGATGGACCGGTGCGGGGTAGAGATATTGCTGGTCGGCGATTCCCTGGGCATGGTATGCCAGGGGCATAGTTCCACCTTGCCGGTGACGGTAGCGGAGATCGCCTACCATACCGCCAGCGTCGCGCGCGGCAACAAGAGCGCATTGCTGGTCGCCGATATGCCGTTTGGCAGTTATGCGACACCGGAAGCGGCGTTTCAGAACGCGGTGCAACTGATGCAGGCCGGTGCCCAGATGGTCAAGCTCGAAGGCGGAGCCTGGCTTGCTCCTACCGTTAAATTCCTCACTGAACGTGCGGTACCGGTGTGCGCCCATATCGGCCTGACACCACAATCGGTGCATCAGCTTGGCGGCTATAAGGTTCAGGGTAAAACCGATGAAGCGGCGGAGTTGCTGAAAGCCGATGCCGTTGCCTTGCAGGCGGCCGGTGCCAGCTTGCTGGTGCTGGAAGCGATTCCTGCGACGCTCGGTAAGGAAGTCACCGAGTTGCTGGTGATTCCTACCATAGGCATAGGCGCGGGCCCCGATTGTTCCGGACAAGTTCTCGTGATGCACGATTTGCTGGGGGTGTTTCCGGGTCGCAAGGCAAGGTTCGTGAAAAACTTCATGGAAGGGCAGACCAGTATTGATGCCGCCGTGCTGGCCTATGTCAACGCCGTTAAAGAGCAGTCTTTCCCGGCTCCTGAACATTGTTTCTAA
- the can gene encoding carbonate dehydratase, with amino-acid sequence MTLPSASGLTPQQLFENNRKWAAAISAKDADFFKKLASQQSPEYLWIGCSDSRVPANELLGLLPGELFVHRNIANVVVHSDLNCLSVLQFAIDVLRVKHIIVCGHYGCSGVHAAMTGRRVGLADNWLRHVQDVHQKHERYLGEVLTIKQRSDRLCELNVIEQVVNLSQTTIVQDAWERGQELTVHGWVYGLQDGLLSELGMSINSPELLAPHLERSLARYQD; translated from the coding sequence ATGACATTACCAAGCGCCAGCGGTCTTACACCTCAGCAATTATTTGAAAATAACCGTAAGTGGGCAGCCGCCATCTCCGCCAAAGATGCCGACTTTTTCAAAAAACTCGCATCGCAGCAAAGCCCTGAATACTTATGGATAGGCTGCTCCGACAGTCGCGTACCGGCCAATGAACTATTGGGTTTATTACCGGGCGAATTATTCGTACACAGAAATATCGCCAACGTCGTAGTCCATTCCGATCTCAACTGCCTGTCGGTATTACAGTTCGCGATTGACGTATTGCGCGTCAAGCACATCATCGTCTGCGGCCATTACGGTTGTTCAGGCGTACATGCGGCCATGACAGGTCGCCGTGTCGGCCTGGCCGACAACTGGCTGCGCCACGTACAGGACGTACACCAGAAACACGAACGTTATCTCGGCGAAGTGCTGACGATCAAGCAGCGTTCCGACCGTCTGTGCGAGCTTAATGTCATCGAGCAGGTAGTTAACCTGTCACAAACCACGATCGTGCAGGATGCCTGGGAACGCGGCCAGGAATTAACCGTACATGGTTGGGTCTATGGTTTGCAGGATGGCTTGCTCAGTGAATTGGGCATGTCGATCAACTCCCCGGAGCTACTGGCACCACATCTGGAACGCAGCCTGGCGCGCTATCAGGATTAA
- the folK gene encoding 2-amino-4-hydroxy-6-hydroxymethyldihydropteridine diphosphokinase — protein MALKAVIGIGANLGDARLSVEQAIVRLAQLPQSDMTAQSSLFLTAPVDAQGDDYVNAVVELSTALAPLDLLRALQELELDFGRERSYRNAPRTLDLDLLLYGDQQIEHEHLTVPHPRMTERAFVLLPLLQLDPFITIPGKGAAHQFAPLVADQAIRKLA, from the coding sequence ATGGCGCTCAAAGCGGTGATAGGCATAGGTGCCAATCTGGGTGATGCGCGTCTGTCGGTAGAGCAGGCCATTGTGCGCCTGGCGCAATTGCCGCAGAGCGATATGACGGCGCAGTCCAGCCTGTTTCTGACGGCGCCGGTTGATGCGCAGGGTGATGACTACGTCAATGCGGTAGTGGAATTAAGTACCGCACTAGCGCCGCTAGATTTGCTGCGCGCCTTGCAGGAACTGGAACTGGATTTCGGGCGTGAGCGCTCGTATCGCAATGCACCGCGTACGCTTGATCTCGATTTGCTGCTGTATGGCGATCAGCAGATTGAGCATGAGCATTTGACGGTGCCGCATCCGCGCATGACCGAGCGCGCTTTTGTCTTGCTGCCACTGCTACAGCTCGATCCTTTCATTACGATACCGGGCAAAGGTGCCGCACATCAGTTTGCGCCGCTGGTGGCGGATCAGGCCATACGCAAGCTCGCTTGA
- a CDS encoding IS30 family transposase: MSYTHLTELEREFIARQLQEKQSKREIARRLGRNVTSICREVKRSCDEHGQYRPIHAHQRAHQNRRIARRPRKLASRYAEGLWAKVRFKLERAWSPNQISLWLQRAFPDTPDYQVSHTTIYHHIYLLPKGELKRQIVSNLRQEGKKRKSSTQGNGKTWIKELIHARPEEADLRVRLGHFEGDLLLGGKSSPGAVGVLYERTSRRVSLIKLERRDAYSAYQGFASVLKRMPVGACLTMTYDQGSEMAEHERISDATGIKVYFCDPHSPWQRGGVENTNGLLRQYLPKGMDMSELTQYQLHRIAMELNERPRVTLKGRSPNEVWTHMLDGLTFEEATNQPLLKI, encoded by the coding sequence ATGAGCTACACGCATTTAACAGAGCTAGAACGAGAATTTATCGCCAGGCAGTTGCAAGAGAAACAAAGCAAACGAGAGATAGCCAGGCGACTGGGGCGCAATGTAACGTCGATTTGCCGAGAGGTTAAAAGAAGTTGTGATGAGCATGGTCAATACAGACCTATTCATGCGCATCAGAGAGCGCACCAGAATCGTCGCATAGCCAGAAGGCCGCGTAAGTTAGCCTCGCGCTATGCGGAAGGATTATGGGCTAAAGTAAGATTTAAGCTAGAGCGGGCCTGGTCGCCCAATCAGATTTCTTTATGGCTGCAAAGAGCATTTCCAGATACTCCGGATTATCAAGTGTCACATACAACGATCTATCACCACATCTACCTTTTGCCTAAGGGCGAATTGAAACGTCAAATCGTTAGCAATTTGCGGCAGGAAGGGAAGAAGCGCAAAAGCAGCACCCAAGGCAATGGAAAGACATGGATTAAAGAGTTGATTCATGCCCGCCCGGAAGAGGCTGATTTGCGCGTTCGTCTTGGTCATTTTGAGGGCGATTTGCTGCTTGGCGGTAAAAGTTCACCTGGTGCCGTTGGTGTCTTGTATGAACGGACGAGTCGTCGCGTAAGCCTGATTAAATTAGAGCGGCGTGACGCTTACTCTGCCTATCAGGGTTTTGCGAGTGTCTTGAAAAGGATGCCGGTGGGGGCATGTCTCACCATGACATACGATCAAGGTTCCGAAATGGCGGAGCACGAACGGATAAGCGATGCAACGGGAATCAAAGTCTATTTTTGCGACCCGCACAGTCCCTGGCAACGGGGCGGTGTCGAGAATACCAATGGCTTATTGCGTCAATATTTACCGAAAGGAATGGATATGTCAGAGCTAACGCAATATCAACTTCACCGTATTGCCATGGAGTTAAACGAACGTCCCCGTGTCACCTTAAAAGGACGCTCGCCAAATGAGGTCTGGACACACATGCTTGACGGGTTAACATTTGAAGAGGCTACCAATCAGCCTCTCTTAAAAATTTAG
- the urtA gene encoding urea ABC transporter substrate-binding protein: MSRRMILKASAIGAMTIAANVWMSQAIAADTIKVGILHSLSGTMAISETSLKDVALMTIAEINAKGGVMGKKLEPVIVDPASNWPLFAEKARQLISQDKVAVVFGCWTSVSRKSTLPVFKELNSLLFYPVQYEGEELEKNVFYTGAAPNQQAIPATEYLMSKEGGAAKRFVLLGTDYVYPRTTNKILRAFLKSKGVKDTDIDEVYTPFGHSDYQTIVANIKKFSAGGKTAVISTINGDSNVPFYKELGNAGLKATDVPVVAFSVGEEELRGVDTKPLLGHLAAWNYFQSVKNPVNDEFIKKWKAYAVAQKLPNATTVVTNDPMEATYVGINMWKQAVEKAKSTDTDKVIAAMAGQTFKAPSGFTLTMDATNHHLHKPVMIGEIKGDGQFSVVYKTKEPIRAQPWSPYIAGNEGKQKL, translated from the coding sequence ATGTCACGTCGCATGATTTTGAAGGCTAGCGCCATTGGTGCTATGACAATCGCTGCAAACGTTTGGATGTCTCAGGCAATCGCTGCCGATACGATTAAGGTCGGCATCTTGCACTCGCTGTCCGGCACCATGGCGATCTCGGAAACGTCCTTGAAAGACGTGGCCCTGATGACGATCGCCGAGATCAATGCCAAGGGTGGCGTGATGGGTAAGAAGCTAGAGCCTGTGATTGTTGATCCGGCTTCCAACTGGCCTTTGTTTGCAGAAAAAGCGCGTCAACTGATCTCGCAAGATAAGGTGGCGGTGGTGTTTGGCTGTTGGACTTCGGTGTCGCGCAAATCGACGCTGCCGGTATTTAAGGAACTCAATAGCCTGCTGTTTTATCCGGTGCAATATGAAGGGGAAGAGCTGGAGAAAAATGTGTTCTACACCGGCGCCGCACCGAACCAGCAAGCGATACCGGCTACCGAATATCTGATGAGTAAAGAAGGCGGTGCGGCCAAGCGTTTCGTCTTGCTCGGCACCGACTATGTGTATCCACGCACAACCAATAAGATCCTGCGCGCTTTCCTGAAATCAAAAGGCGTGAAAGATACCGACATCGACGAGGTCTATACACCATTTGGCCATTCCGATTACCAGACCATCGTCGCCAACATCAAGAAGTTTTCGGCCGGTGGCAAGACTGCTGTGATCTCTACCATTAACGGTGACTCCAACGTGCCGTTCTACAAAGAGCTAGGCAATGCCGGTTTGAAAGCCACCGATGTTCCTGTGGTTGCTTTCTCGGTCGGTGAAGAAGAATTGCGCGGCGTTGATACCAAGCCTTTGCTCGGTCACCTGGCAGCGTGGAATTACTTCCAGTCGGTGAAAAATCCGGTGAATGATGAATTCATCAAAAAATGGAAAGCCTACGCAGTGGCGCAAAAATTGCCGAATGCCACTACCGTGGTCACCAATGATCCTATGGAAGCGACCTATGTCGGTATCAATATGTGGAAGCAGGCGGTAGAGAAAGCCAAATCCACCGATACCGATAAAGTGATTGCGGCGATGGCAGGGCAGACCTTCAAGGCACCGTCCGGTTTTACCCTGACCATGGATGCCACCAATCATCACTTGCATAAGCCGGTCATGATAGGCGAGATCAAGGGTGACGGCCAGTTCAGTGTCGTCTACAAAACCAAGGAGCCTATCCGCGCGCAACCTTGGAGCCCGTATATCGCCGGTAATGAAGGCAAGCAGAAGCTGTAA
- a CDS encoding lipoprotein transmembrane, whose amino-acid sequence MLNTGKRCCFAAVLFFASLATAFTSDALAIEVAGVKIDETAHVANADLKLNGAGIRYKAIFKVYVAGLYLKEKKTTPSDILGLAGPKRVTLVMLRDLSNEDFGRGFMSGIQQNTDKAEKTKLVSQFLRFGEMFASVPELKKGDIMICDWVPGIGTVVSLNGKKMGEPYPDVAFYNAILRIWLGEKPIDVTLKTALMGDTSTDSKNAYR is encoded by the coding sequence ATGTTGAATACTGGCAAGCGCTGCTGTTTCGCTGCCGTCTTATTTTTCGCCTCGCTGGCAACGGCGTTTACCTCCGATGCGCTGGCGATTGAAGTGGCAGGCGTAAAAATCGACGAAACGGCGCATGTAGCGAACGCGGATTTAAAACTCAATGGTGCCGGAATTCGTTACAAAGCGATTTTCAAGGTCTATGTCGCCGGCTTGTATCTGAAGGAAAAGAAAACCACGCCGTCCGATATTCTTGGGCTGGCAGGACCGAAGCGCGTCACGCTCGTGATGTTGCGCGATCTGAGCAACGAAGATTTTGGCCGTGGCTTCATGAGCGGGATTCAGCAAAACACCGATAAGGCAGAGAAAACCAAACTGGTTTCACAATTCCTGCGCTTTGGCGAGATGTTCGCTTCCGTGCCGGAATTAAAAAAAGGCGACATCATGATCTGCGACTGGGTGCCGGGCATAGGCACGGTAGTCTCGCTGAACGGAAAAAAGATGGGCGAACCTTACCCGGATGTGGCTTTCTACAATGCGATCCTGCGCATCTGGTTAGGTGAAAAACCGATAGACGTTACCCTCAAAACAGCCTTGATGGGCGATACCAGCACTGACAGCAAGAACGCCTACCGTTAA
- a CDS encoding ABC transporter permease → MSITVAVREAFALLLSGDADLWQIVWVSLKTSVLGLALATVPAVIAGYLIASSRFRGRRVLIWLVQAALSLPTVLIGLLLYLLLSRQGAFGSLHWLFSQSGMIAGQSLIALPVLIALTLSAVQAADPRLAETAITLGASRWQVMCTVLYEVRFGVMAALIYGFGRVISEVGCAMMVGGNIAGATRTITTAIALETSKGEFAQGIALGVVLITLALLLNAALLLLQGDARQAGYQR, encoded by the coding sequence ATGAGTATCACCGTCGCAGTGCGCGAGGCGTTTGCCTTGCTGCTGTCGGGTGATGCCGATTTGTGGCAAATCGTCTGGGTCTCGCTCAAGACTTCCGTGCTCGGGCTGGCATTGGCAACGGTGCCGGCGGTAATCGCTGGCTATCTGATCGCCAGCAGCCGGTTTCGCGGGCGCCGCGTGCTGATCTGGCTGGTGCAGGCGGCGCTGTCACTGCCTACCGTCTTGATCGGTTTGCTGCTGTATTTATTACTCAGTCGTCAGGGAGCTTTCGGCTCGCTGCACTGGCTGTTTTCCCAATCCGGCATGATCGCCGGCCAATCCCTGATCGCCTTGCCGGTATTAATTGCGCTGACCTTAAGTGCAGTACAGGCGGCCGATCCGCGTCTGGCCGAGACTGCCATTACGCTGGGCGCCAGTCGCTGGCAGGTGATGTGTACCGTCTTGTACGAAGTGCGCTTTGGCGTGATGGCCGCACTGATCTATGGGTTCGGGCGTGTGATTTCGGAAGTTGGTTGCGCCATGATGGTGGGCGGCAATATCGCCGGTGCGACCCGTACCATCACCACCGCGATAGCGCTGGAAACCAGCAAGGGTGAGTTCGCCCAGGGTATTGCATTGGGCGTGGTGCTGATCACGCTGGCACTACTACTCAATGCCGCTTTGCTGCTACTGCAAGGTGATGCGCGCCAGGCCGGATACCAGCGATGA
- a CDS encoding energy-coupling factor ABC transporter ATP-binding protein — protein MSPLISLQGIQKRFGQKPERGASRELLLDIDTLIIARASAYVLTGINGAGKSTLLRILSGLDSAQIAQASFMGTPLNWFPYPALLRANIVYVHQHPVMFADTVAGNIAYGLKVRGMPAAQQQQALQDAMQWAGITHLSEQPANTLSGGEKQRVALARAKVLRSQLLLLDEPTSNLDGEAREQVIALIPELIREGSSVIMVCHDRDLIALPGVHRLKLRDGKLESR, from the coding sequence ATGAGCCCCTTAATTAGCCTGCAAGGCATACAAAAACGCTTCGGGCAGAAACCGGAGCGTGGGGCCTCGCGCGAGCTATTGCTCGATATTGATACCCTGATCATAGCGCGCGCCAGCGCCTATGTGCTTACCGGCATCAACGGCGCCGGCAAAAGCACTTTGCTGCGCATACTCAGTGGCCTCGATAGTGCGCAGATCGCACAGGCGAGTTTTATGGGAACGCCGCTCAACTGGTTTCCCTATCCGGCACTGCTACGCGCCAACATCGTCTATGTGCATCAGCATCCGGTGATGTTTGCCGATACGGTGGCCGGCAATATCGCGTATGGCCTGAAAGTACGTGGTATGCCGGCGGCACAGCAACAGCAAGCGCTGCAAGATGCCATGCAATGGGCCGGTATAACCCATCTGAGTGAGCAGCCGGCAAATACGCTGTCGGGCGGCGAAAAGCAAAGGGTGGCATTGGCCAGGGCGAAAGTCTTGCGGTCGCAATTATTGCTGCTAGACGAGCCCACCTCCAACCTCGACGGCGAAGCGCGCGAACAGGTGATAGCCCTGATCCCTGAATTGATCCGTGAGGGTAGTAGCGTCATCATGGTTTGCCATGACCGCGACTTGATTGCCTTACCGGGCGTGCACAGGCTAAAGCTGCGTGACGGTAAGCTGGAAAGCCGTTAA
- the urtB gene encoding urea ABC transporter permease subunit UrtB translates to MKLPMRFLSRFLLAATLCVQTLSASAAIDTALLKPLTGDDPDARIAAVAKIAALANPEAHRVLNALKNDSAYSTPDGEFLIVEDGKAFHPGSGQITETPDGIDGVTVNNRLRAVVDGALSGFKLLSPERTVRLSAALELQKSAALEQIPLIEIAIAKEQDDEILAILKMVMASANLQSPDAAIRRQAAHALAETNNANLKPVLQAMLEKSADGLYAEPDEAVRREVAATLKALDSHLARTEFVGNLVYGISLGSVLLLAALGLAITFGLMGIINMAHGELLMIGAYTTYVVQMLFRNYLPAALDAYLLVALPAAFIVAAAVGIALERTVIRWLYGRPLETLLATWGISLMLMQTVRSIFGAQNVEVANPSWMSGGVTVMGSLVLSYNRIVIVFFSLFVVLAVWLILNKTRLGLFVRAVMQNRRMADCVGVSTAKIDMMTFGLGSGIAGLGGVALSQLGNVGPDLGQSYIVDSFMVVVLGGVGQLAGTVIAAFGLGEVNKFLEPFAGAVMAKIFILIFIIVFIQRRPQGLFALKGRSVE, encoded by the coding sequence ATTAAACTGCCTATGCGCTTTCTTTCCAGATTTTTACTTGCAGCGACACTCTGTGTACAAACGCTGAGCGCTAGCGCTGCCATAGATACGGCACTTCTTAAGCCACTTACCGGCGATGATCCGGATGCGCGCATCGCGGCGGTAGCCAAGATTGCGGCACTCGCTAATCCTGAGGCGCACCGGGTCTTGAATGCCTTGAAAAACGATAGCGCCTACAGCACGCCGGATGGCGAGTTCCTGATAGTGGAAGACGGTAAAGCGTTTCATCCCGGCAGCGGCCAGATCACCGAGACACCCGATGGCATCGATGGCGTCACCGTGAACAACCGCTTGCGCGCCGTCGTCGATGGCGCCTTATCTGGTTTTAAATTACTCTCGCCCGAGCGCACGGTGCGCCTTAGCGCTGCGCTGGAATTGCAAAAAAGTGCCGCACTCGAACAAATTCCCCTGATAGAAATCGCCATCGCCAAGGAGCAGGATGACGAGATATTGGCGATACTAAAAATGGTGATGGCAAGCGCCAATCTGCAGTCGCCTGATGCGGCGATCCGCAGACAAGCCGCGCATGCCCTGGCGGAAACCAATAACGCTAATCTCAAGCCGGTGTTGCAAGCGATGCTGGAAAAATCCGCTGACGGTCTTTACGCCGAACCGGACGAAGCGGTACGCCGTGAAGTGGCAGCGACACTCAAGGCACTCGATAGCCATCTGGCGCGTACCGAATTTGTCGGCAATCTGGTGTATGGCATTTCGCTCGGTAGCGTACTGTTATTGGCGGCACTCGGTCTGGCGATTACCTTCGGCCTGATGGGCATCATCAACATGGCGCATGGCGAACTGCTGATGATAGGGGCCTACACCACCTATGTCGTGCAGATGCTATTCCGCAACTACTTGCCGGCCGCGCTCGATGCCTATCTGCTGGTGGCATTGCCGGCGGCCTTTATTGTTGCCGCAGCGGTTGGTATCGCGCTTGAGCGCACGGTGATTCGTTGGCTGTACGGGCGCCCGCTGGAAACTTTGCTGGCCACTTGGGGTATCAGCCTGATGTTGATGCAGACGGTGCGTAGCATTTTTGGCGCACAAAACGTCGAGGTCGCCAATCCTTCCTGGATGTCGGGTGGCGTGACGGTAATGGGTTCGCTGGTGCTGTCGTACAACCGTATCGTCATCGTCTTTTTTTCCTTGTTCGTGGTGTTGGCGGTCTGGCTGATCCTGAATAAAACCCGGCTCGGCCTGTTTGTGCGGGCGGTGATGCAAAACCGCCGCATGGCCGATTGCGTCGGTGTTTCCACGGCCAAAATCGACATGATGACCTTCGGGCTGGGCTCAGGTATTGCTGGTCTGGGTGGCGTGGCCTTGTCGCAACTGGGCAATGTCGGGCCGGATCTGGGACAAAGCTATATCGTTGATTCTTTTATGGTGGTGGTGCTGGGCGGGGTAGGGCAGTTAGCCGGCACCGTGATCGCCGCGTTTGGCTTGGGTGAGGTGAATAAATTTCTCGAACCGTTTGCCGGTGCCGTGATGGCCAAGATTTTTATCCTGATCTTTATTATCGTTTTTATCCAGCGCCGTCCGCAAGGCCTGTTCGCACTGAAAGGCAGGAGCGTCGAATGA
- the urtC gene encoding urea ABC transporter permease subunit UrtC, with protein MNKLVMNKPLFARPVWMAIIVCSVIAALLPVLNLSFPDGHALHVSSYMVGLVAKFMCYALAAMALDLVWGYTGILSLGHGVFFALGAYAHGMYLMRAIGRDGVYQSHLPDFMVFLDWKTYPWYWAMTDNFWYCMALVVLVPGVLAFVFGFFAFRSRIKGVYFSIITQAMTFAFMLLFFRNDTGFGGNNGFTDFKRILGFSVTAPATKAVLYLITLSTLLAALILCRSIVSSKLGRVLQAVRDSESRLMFIGYDPLWFKLFVWTLSAVLCGIAGALYAPQVGIINPSEMSPANSIEMVIWAAVGGRGSLIGPIVGAFTVNGLKSWFTAAFPDLWLFALGLLFILVTLFMQEGILGMLKKMKKFRKLEKPQEAL; from the coding sequence ATCAATAAACTCGTCATGAATAAGCCTTTGTTTGCCCGCCCGGTCTGGATGGCGATTATTGTCTGCAGCGTGATTGCCGCCTTGTTGCCAGTACTTAACCTGAGTTTTCCCGACGGCCATGCGCTGCATGTATCTAGCTATATGGTGGGACTGGTGGCCAAGTTCATGTGCTATGCACTGGCAGCGATGGCGCTTGATCTGGTGTGGGGCTATACCGGTATTTTATCGCTGGGCCATGGTGTGTTTTTTGCGCTCGGTGCCTATGCGCACGGCATGTATCTGATGCGCGCGATAGGCCGCGATGGTGTGTACCAAAGTCATTTGCCCGATTTCATGGTGTTTCTCGACTGGAAAACTTATCCATGGTATTGGGCCATGACCGACAACTTCTGGTATTGCATGGCCTTAGTGGTCTTGGTGCCGGGCGTGCTGGCATTTGTGTTTGGTTTCTTTGCGTTTCGCTCGCGCATTAAAGGCGTATATTTTTCCATCATCACACAGGCCATGACGTTTGCCTTCATGTTGCTGTTTTTCCGCAATGACACCGGCTTTGGCGGCAACAACGGGTTTACCGACTTCAAGCGTATTCTGGGCTTTAGCGTGACCGCGCCTGCCACCAAGGCAGTGCTATACCTGATTACCCTCAGCACCTTGTTGGCTGCCCTGATTTTGTGCCGCAGCATAGTCAGCTCCAAGCTCGGGCGGGTCTTGCAGGCGGTGCGTGATTCGGAATCGCGTCTGATGTTTATCGGCTACGACCCGCTGTGGTTCAAGCTGTTTGTCTGGACTTTATCTGCGGTCTTGTGCGGCATCGCCGGGGCCCTGTATGCGCCGCAAGTGGGCATCATCAATCCGTCTGAAATGTCGCCCGCTAATTCTATCGAGATGGTGATCTGGGCAGCGGTCGGTGGTCGCGGTAGTTTGATCGGTCCCATCGTCGGTGCGTTTACCGTCAATGGTCTGAAGAGCTGGTTTACCGCCGCGTTTCCTGATTTATGGCTGTTTGCGCTTGGCCTGTTGTTTATCCTGGTGACCCTGTTCATGCAAGAAGGCATCCTGGGCATGCTGAAAAAAATGAAAAAATTCAGGAAACTTGAGAAACCACAGGAGGCGCTATGA